Sequence from the bacterium genome:
CGACGGAGTCCCGGTGGTGATCGTGGAGCATGGCAAGCCCATCCGCCGGTTCTTGGAAAAGACTCGACTCGACGAGTTCGACATCCTGGCGTCGGCCAGGGAAAGCCACGGATTGGAACGGATGGACCAGATCCAATACGCCGTCCTCGAGCGCGACGGCAAGATCTCGATCATACCTAAGACAGATTGAGCGAATCTTCGGGAATCTCTTCCTGTAGCTCCACCTTTCGATCTTCCATCTCCTCGCC
This genomic interval carries:
- a CDS encoding YetF domain-containing protein codes for the protein MVIVEHGKPIRRFLEKTRLDEFDILASARESHGLERMDQIQYAVLERDGKISIIPKTD